Proteins found in one Larimichthys crocea isolate SSNF chromosome I, L_crocea_2.0, whole genome shotgun sequence genomic segment:
- the selenoh gene encoding LOW QUALITY PROTEIN: selenoprotein H (The sequence of the model RefSeq protein was modified relative to this genomic sequence to represent the inferred CDS: substituted 1 base at 1 genomic stop codon), translating to MARQNSYDQRKWRPKQVAVGRSVKRKSLEKPSVEEDRGQDKKDDQETQRVVIEHCKSURVYGRNAEEVNLPSWLPTLDXLWSSTPEKPRRNSFEITLL from the exons ATGGCAAGGCAGAATTCTTATGATCAG CGGAAATGGCGTCCAAAGCAG GTCGCCGTGGGACGAAGCGTAAAGCGGAAGTCCTTGGAGAAACCGTCcgtggaggaggacagaggacaggacaAGAAGGACGACCAGGAGACACAAAGGGTGGTCATTGAACACTG TAAGAGCTGACGAGTGTACGGGCGTAATGCCGAGGAGGTGAATCTGCCCTCCTGGCTGCCCACCCTGGACTGACTGTGGTCCTCAACCCCTGAGAAACCTCGCCGGAACAGCTTCGAGATCACTCTGCTG